Proteins encoded in a region of the Raphanus sativus cultivar WK10039 chromosome 8, ASM80110v3, whole genome shotgun sequence genome:
- the LOC130499040 gene encoding uncharacterized protein LOC130499040 — protein MVKAKKAAQQAESSKGEAHAAPEESRRSLTDGEPESPPPRNDMPVSDVLPEVTEELDSFNTANEKAASEDSDERTPGLGEEPSAKVPEADPQPQIGSSNAPIQDVPITDKSSEEKDESALPLVVVEDEKEQSGAEAESGKTVDDEPKDDEASQKEVRKKRVLQRLGLRSAKQRKTGESSTPTQSQFLTPGDAAKSPYLAKEAGASPQLRSRRSGDKSAEPMPTLIKKRYDQFLKRKVLAERSVDMKEADQWGYLAVIKKGSMESTVSSLAVYVEQVVAEFYAGLPSTKAEADVDEVVVSVRGQEYKFSPALINNAIDWEPLTEEEEEEDTTLDDISVTELASFIIGDTRTEWDGLTTADLTPCYGALMIITAYNWIPSTHKTYVSLERARLIYKMAHGVRVDLGKMMFRQILNLGVIQVNDARWLIFPRLIMALLQSQHAVTSYPSDKLQRPVPYKKDKRVGEIYEQRLAKGKGPAKAEPKRSSARTTRQSSPALIPAPRTATPSSRTAPRRVSLYELGSVAIPRGPLSRVDLQVALQDTTRALQALAEIVQDLQSTVAGGEEED, from the exons ATGGTGAAAGCAAAGAAAGCAGCTCAACAAGCCGAATCATCCAAGGGAGAGGCACATGCAGCGCCTGAAGAAAGTCGGAGGTCACTCACTGATGGCGAACCTGAATCGCCTCCTCCGAGAAACGATATGCCCGTTTCTGATGTACTTCCTGAGGTCACTGAGGAGCTTGACTCGTTCAACACCGCGAATGAGAAAGCTGCTTCAGAGGATAGCGATGAAAGAACTCCGGGTCTTGGGGAAGAGCCATCTGCGAAAGTGCCTGAAGCAGATCCGCAACCGCAAATTGGATCCTCTAATGCTCCCATTCAAGATGTTCCGATCACTGATAAATCATCCGAAGAGAAGGATGAGTCTGCTTTACCGCTGGTGGTCGTTGAAGATGAGAAGGAACAGAGTGGAGCCGAGGCTGAATCCGGCAAGACGGTGGATGACGAACCCAAAGATGATGAAGCTTCACAGAAGGAAGTGAGAAAGAAACGAGTGCTGCAGCGATTAGGGTTGCGTTCCGCAAAACAGAGGAAGACAGGGGAGTCTAGTACACCAACTCAATCTCAGTTCCTCACACCAGGAGATGCAGCCAAGTCTCCATATTTGGCTAAGGAAGCAGGAGCCTCGCCTCAGTTGAGATCGAGAAGGTCTGGTGACAAAAGTGCTGAACCAATGCCTACTCTCATCAAGAAAAGGTATGATCAGTTTCTTAAGCGTAAAGTACTTGCTGAGCGTTCGGTCGATATGAAGGAAGCTGATCAGTGGGGTTACTTGGCGGTTATTAAGAAAGGGTCTATGGAATCAACTGTCTCGAGTCTTGCTGTGTATGTTGAGCAAGTTGTAGCTGAGTTCTATGCAGGTCTGCCGAGTACTAAAGCTGAAGCAGATGTTGATGAAGTAGTTGTTTCTGTGAGAGGACAAGAGTACAAGTTCTCACCTGCGCTCATCAACAACGCCATAGATTGGGAACCACTtactgaggaagaagaggaggaagacacAACTTTGGATGATATCTCAGTAACTGAGTTGGCTTCATTCATCATTGGAGATACGAGGACAGAATGGGACGGTCTCACTACAGCGGATCTTACTCCGTGCTACGGTGCCTTGATGATCATAACTGCATACAACTGGATTCCTTCTACTCACAAGACTTATGTCTCACTTGAGAGGGCAAGGCTGATCTACAAGATGGCTCATGGAGTCCGTGTTGATTTGGGtaagatgatgttcagacaGATTCTCAATCTTGGAGTGATTCAGGTCAATGATGCACGTTGGTTGATCTTCCCTCGCTTGATCATGGCACTTCTCCAAAGCCAGCATGCAGTTACATCTTACCCCAGTGACAAGCTCCAACGTCCGGTTCCTTACAAGAAGGATAAACGAGTGGGCGAGATCTATGAGCAGAGACTAGCGAAAGGAAAGGGACCAGCTAAAGCTGAACCAAAGAGAAGCTCTGCCAGGACAACCCGTCAGTCATCTCCTGCTCTGATTCCTGCTCCACGAACTGCTACACCAAGCTCTAGGACTGCACCACGTCGTGTATCTCTGTATGAACTTGGATCAGTTGCCATCCCTCGAGGACCACTCAGCCGTGTTGATTTGCAAGTGGCACTACAGGACACAACACGAGCCCTTCAAGCGCTAGCTGAGATAGTTCAGGATCTTCAGAGCACTGTAGCAG ggggagaagaagaagactag
- the LOC108821397 gene encoding uncharacterized protein At4g06598 translates to MEGSSSLSNAGNFGSIGRQSQASPNNRDNSISPPSNMHHHHSASLNNLLIDEQPAWLDDLLSEPASPKINKGHRRSASDTSAYLNSSLMPFREDDLLNSHFSGPSWLVQNINQHDDLWHPNSYDNHSKLGWEFSNKTGTNLQTHVSWGAVNRAGTSASKSAEIQASKMKEGSLTKPDGPGSKIDSKRIKHQNAHRARLRRLEYISDLERTIQVLQAQGCEMSSAIHYLDQQLVMLGMENRALKQRLDSLAEIQKLKHVEQQFLEREIGNLKFRKHQQQPQPQQNQKQTQQNRYNNYRPPTTQEPESQFAALAI, encoded by the exons ATGGAAGGTTCAAGCAGTCTATCCAACGCAGGAAATTTTGGATCTATTGGAAGACAATCACAAGCTTCCCCAAATAACAGGGATAATAGTATTTCTCCTCCAAGTAATATGCACCATCATCATAGTGCTTCTTTAAATAATCTTCTCATAGATGAGCAACCAGCTTGGCTCGATGATCTCCTAAGCGAGCCAGCGTCTCCCAAGATCAACAAAGGTCACAGGCGTTCAGCTAGTGACACATCTGCCTACTTAAACTCGTCTTTAATGCCTTTTAGAGAAGATGACCTTCTGAATAGTCATTTTTCTGGGCCATCTTGGCTAGTCCAGAATATTAACCAGCATGATGATTTGTGGCATCCTAACTCTTACGACAACCACAGTAAATTGGGATGGGAGTTTTCTAACAAAACTGGAACTAACCTCCAAACACATGTGTCATGGGGAGCTGTAAATAGAGCAGGTACCTCTGCCTCGAAATCAGCTGAAATACAAGCAAGTAAAATGAAAGAAGGCTCTTTAACAAAACCAGACGGTCCTGGATCAAAAATTGACTCTAAACGTATCAAACA CCAAAATGCTCACCGGGCACGTTTAAGGAGGCTTGAGTACATATCAGATTTGGAAAGAACCATCCAAGTGCTACAa GCTCAAGGATGTGAAATGTCATCTGCCATTCACTATTTGGATCAACAGCTGGTCATGCTTGGTATGGAAAATAGAGCCTTGAAACAACGTCTGGATAGTTTAGCAGAAATCCAAAAACTTAAACATG TTGAGCAACAATTCCTTGAAAGAGAGATAGGAAATCTGAAGTTTCGAAAGCACCAACAACAACCACAACCACAACAGAATCAGAAACAAACACAGCAAAACAGATACAACAACTACCGCCCACCCACCACGCAGGAACCCGAGTCCCAGTTTGCAGCCTTGGCGATATGA